The Spirochaetota bacterium DNA window ACAGTTGTCCCAAAATTGGGGCTCAATTTTTTTATGTGCATCCTCATCGGCAAGTATCCACACTTTTTTTTCAAGAAGCGTAATATAAATAAGCACGCCGTTTTTATCAGCGGTTTTGTACAGGCCATTTTTGTAAAATGCAGTGATGGCAGCTTCACGCACTTCAGCTTCTACCTCGCGCGGATTTAAAAAAAGGCGCGTTAAAAAAATGCTTTTAGCGATAGTTACTTTAAATACAAGAAACAGCAGTGAAAAAAACGCAATGAAAATCCACAGGTTGTCTTTGTGAAAGTAAAAAAGCGGAGCAATGTAGTAGGTAAGTGCAATTGCGATCGGAAGCGATAAGGCTGCAGATGCATAAACACTTGCAAGCGGGTAATGATAGCTTGCATTGACTATCATTGGAACAATCTCTGCGCTTGTCTGTTTCTCGGCTTTTTTCACAGCATCAATGATGCACTGTGCATCCGACTGCGACAATATTTTTGCAACAAGGTCTTTCATCAGTAACTATCGCCTACTCAAATGAAACTTTAGGGGCTTGTTTTGCACCCTCTTCAGCTTTAAAGTACTCTTTGCGCTCTAAGTGAAGCAAGAGGCTGTTGGTTATGTTGTAAGGAAAGATTCG harbors:
- a CDS encoding TPM domain-containing protein; amino-acid sequence: MKDLVAKILSQSDAQCIIDAVKKAEKQTSAEIVPMIVNASYHYPLASVYASAALSLPIAIALTYYIAPLFYFHKDNLWIFIAFFSLLFLVFKVTIAKSIFLTRLFLNPREVEAEVREAAITAFYKNGLYKTADKNGVLIYITLLEKKVWILADEDAHKKIEPQFWDNCVKIIIDGIKQKQFVPALCTAIETITARLSKEYPYRADDVDELKNIIIGDNQ